A part of Anas acuta chromosome 26, bAnaAcu1.1, whole genome shotgun sequence genomic DNA contains:
- the RFX2 gene encoding DNA-binding protein RFX2 isoform X9, which produces MQQISVPRVQQVPQQVQSVQHVYPSQVQYVEGGEAVYTNGTIRAAYSYNTEAQIYAPSSAASYFEPQGGGAQVTTAASSPTAIPSHNMVGITMDIGGSPILSSSGAYLIHGGMENTRHSLSHTSRSSPATLEMAIENLQKNEGITSHKSSLLNSHLQWLLDNYETAEGVSLPRSSLYNHYLRHCQEHKLDPVNAASFGKLIRSVFMGLRTRRLGTRGNSKYHYYGIRLKPESPLNRLQEDTQYMAMRQQPIHQKQRYRPVQKMDGMAETGSNSNLHTTPEQSVAAQSQHHQQFIDVTHVFPEFPAPDLGNVLLQEGVTMNDVKTLQLLYRRHCEATLDVVMNLQFHYIEKLWQSFWSPKTPSSDSSTALPSSEEEHEGTLPKDKLITLCKYEPILKWMRSCDHILYQALVEILIPDVLRPVPNFFAGTLTQAIRNFAKSLEGWLMNAMSEFPPKIVQTKVGVVSAFAQTLRRYTSLNHLAQAARAVLQNTSQINQMLSDLNRVDFANVQEQASWVCQCEEGTVQKLEQDFKLTLQQQSSLDQWASWLDNVVTQVLKHHEGSPSFPKAARQFLLKWSFYSSMVIRDLTLRSAASFGSFHLIRLLYDEYMFYLVEHRVAQATGETPIAVMGEFSDLTSMSPTLLDKDDISDLGSEVDMDSRSMGEPLVKRERSDAGHSLQEI; this is translated from the exons ATGCAGCAAATCTCTGTTCCCAGAGTTCAGCAGGTTCCACAACAG GTGCAATCCGTGCAGCATGTGTATCCATCCCAGGTCCAGTAtgtggaaggaggagaagctgtCTATACCAACGGAACCAT ACGAGCTGCCTACTCCTACAACACCGAAGCTCAGATTTACGCCCCCAGCAGTGCAGCTTCCTATTTCGAACCACAGGGAGGTGGAGCTCAGGTGACTACAGCGGCATCCTCTCCTACAGCCATTCCCTCTCACAACATGGTGGGCATCACCATGGACATTGGGGGAAGTCCGATCCTCTCCAGCTCGGGAGCCTATCTCATTCATGGGGGGATGGAAAACACTAGACATTCTCTGTCACATACTTCACGCTCCTCTCCAGCAACG CTTGAAATGGCGATTGAAAACCtacaaaaaaatgaagggaTTACATCACACAAAAGCAGTTTGCTCAACAGCCAT CTCCAGTGGTTGTTGGACAACTATGAGACAGCGGAAGGCGTCAGCCTTCCCAGGAGCTCTCTGTACAACCACTACCTGCGGCACTGCCAGGAGCACAAACTGGACCCGGTGAATGCCGCTTCCTTCGGAAAACTCATCCGGTCGGTGTTCATGGGGCTGAGGACTCGCCGCCTGGGAACCAG GGGAAACTCCAAATATCATTATTATGGGATCCGTCTGAAGCCAGAGTCTCCACTGAACCGCTTGCAGGAGGACACACAGTACATGGCCATGAGGCAGCAGCCCATCCACCAGAAGCAGAG GTACAGACCAGTGCAGAAGATGGATGGCATGGCAGAAACTGGATCCAACAGCAACCTGCACACTACGCCGGAACAGTCGGTTGCTGCTCAAAGTCAGCATCATCAGCAGTTCATAG ATGTAACCCATGTCTTTCCTGAGTTCCCAGCCCCTGATCTAGGCAATGTCCTCTTACAAGAAGGGGTCACCATGAATGACGTGAAGACTCTGCAGCTTCTTTACAGGCGCCACTGCGAG GCAACTTTGGATGTTGTAATGAACCTTCAGTTTCATTACATTGAGAAACTGTGGCAATCCTTCTGGAGTCCTAAAACACCATCTAGTGATAGCTCTACTGCCCTGCCATCCAG TGAAGAAGAACACGAAGGAACCCTCCCAAAAGATAAGCTGATCACTCTGTGTAAATATGAACCTATCCTCAAGTGGATGAGAAGCTGCGATCACATCTTGTACCAGGCCCTGGTGGAAATTCTCATCCCAGATGTGCTCCGACCGGTGCCCA ACTTCTTTGCAGGCACACTTACACAGGCGATCCGTAATTTTGCCAAGAGTTTGGAAGGGTGGCTGATGAATGCAATGAGTGAATTCCCCCCCAAGATTGTCCAGACAAAG gttgGGGTAGTTAGTGCCTTTGCACAGACGTTACGGAGATACACATCTCTGAACCACCTGGCTCAGGCTGCTCGTGCGGTGCTGCAGAACACTTCCCAGATAAACCAGATGCTCAGTGATCTCAATCGGGTCGACTTTGCCAATGTGCAG GAGCAAGCCTCATGGGTATGCCAGTGCGAGGAAGGCACGGTACAGAAGCTGGAGCAGGATTTCAAGCTCACTTTGCAACAGCAGAGCTCCCTGGACCAGTGGGCTAGTTGGTTGGATAATGTCGTTACTCAAGTCCTGAAGCATCATGAGGGCAGTCCCAGCTTCCCAAAGGCAGCCAGGCAGTTCCTGTTGAAATGGTCTTTCTATAg CTCCATGGTGATCCGTGACCTCACCTTGCGCAGTGCTGCCAGCTTTGGTTCCTTCCACCTGATTCGCCTGCTGTATGATGAATACATGTTTTATCTGGTAGAGCATCGTGTTGCCCAGGCAACAGGGGAGACGCCAATTGCCGTAATGGGAGAG ttcaGTGACCTCACATCCATGTCCCCAACACTGCTGGACAAAG atgacatcagtGATCTGGGCAGCGAGGTGGACATGGATTCCCGGAGCATGGGGGAGCCACTTGTGAAGCGAGAACGCAGCGATGCTGGCCACTCGCTACAGGAGATCTAA
- the RFX2 gene encoding DNA-binding protein RFX2 isoform X8: MQSSEGGSDPAASVALHTSASAQAPVVQPVPASQQVQSVQHVYPSQVQYVEGGEAVYTNGTIRAAYSYNTEAQIYAPSSAASYFEPQGGGAQVTTAASSPTAIPSHNMVGITMDIGGSPILSSSGAYLIHGGMENTRHSLSHTSRSSPATLEMAIENLQKNEGITSHKSSLLNSHLQWLLDNYETAEGVSLPRSSLYNHYLRHCQEHKLDPVNAASFGKLIRSVFMGLRTRRLGTRGNSKYHYYGIRLKPESPLNRLQEDTQYMAMRQQPIHQKQRYRPVQKMDGMAETGSNSNLHTTPEQSVAAQSQHHQQFIDVTHVFPEFPAPDLGNVLLQEGVTMNDVKTLQLLYRRHCEATLDVVMNLQFHYIEKLWQSFWSPKTPSSDSSTALPSSEEEHEGTLPKDKLITLCKYEPILKWMRSCDHILYQALVEILIPDVLRPVPSTLTQAIRNFAKSLEGWLMNAMSEFPPKIVQTKVGVVSAFAQTLRRYTSLNHLAQAARAVLQNTSQINQMLSDLNRVDFANVQEQASWVCQCEEGTVQKLEQDFKLTLQQQSSLDQWASWLDNVVTQVLKHHEGSPSFPKAARQFLLKWSFYSSMVIRDLTLRSAASFGSFHLIRLLYDEYMFYLVEHRVAQATGETPIAVMGEFSDLTSMSPTLLDKDDISDLGSEVDMDSRSMGEPLVKRERSDAGHSLQEI, translated from the exons ATGCAGAGTTCAGAGGGTGGATCAGACCCAGCAGCTTCCGTGGCGCTTCACACTTCTGCATCAGCCCAAGCTCCAGTTGTGCAGCCGGTGCCAGCCTCGCAGCAG GTGCAATCCGTGCAGCATGTGTATCCATCCCAGGTCCAGTAtgtggaaggaggagaagctgtCTATACCAACGGAACCAT ACGAGCTGCCTACTCCTACAACACCGAAGCTCAGATTTACGCCCCCAGCAGTGCAGCTTCCTATTTCGAACCACAGGGAGGTGGAGCTCAGGTGACTACAGCGGCATCCTCTCCTACAGCCATTCCCTCTCACAACATGGTGGGCATCACCATGGACATTGGGGGAAGTCCGATCCTCTCCAGCTCGGGAGCCTATCTCATTCATGGGGGGATGGAAAACACTAGACATTCTCTGTCACATACTTCACGCTCCTCTCCAGCAACG CTTGAAATGGCGATTGAAAACCtacaaaaaaatgaagggaTTACATCACACAAAAGCAGTTTGCTCAACAGCCAT CTCCAGTGGTTGTTGGACAACTATGAGACAGCGGAAGGCGTCAGCCTTCCCAGGAGCTCTCTGTACAACCACTACCTGCGGCACTGCCAGGAGCACAAACTGGACCCGGTGAATGCCGCTTCCTTCGGAAAACTCATCCGGTCGGTGTTCATGGGGCTGAGGACTCGCCGCCTGGGAACCAG GGGAAACTCCAAATATCATTATTATGGGATCCGTCTGAAGCCAGAGTCTCCACTGAACCGCTTGCAGGAGGACACACAGTACATGGCCATGAGGCAGCAGCCCATCCACCAGAAGCAGAG GTACAGACCAGTGCAGAAGATGGATGGCATGGCAGAAACTGGATCCAACAGCAACCTGCACACTACGCCGGAACAGTCGGTTGCTGCTCAAAGTCAGCATCATCAGCAGTTCATAG ATGTAACCCATGTCTTTCCTGAGTTCCCAGCCCCTGATCTAGGCAATGTCCTCTTACAAGAAGGGGTCACCATGAATGACGTGAAGACTCTGCAGCTTCTTTACAGGCGCCACTGCGAG GCAACTTTGGATGTTGTAATGAACCTTCAGTTTCATTACATTGAGAAACTGTGGCAATCCTTCTGGAGTCCTAAAACACCATCTAGTGATAGCTCTACTGCCCTGCCATCCAG TGAAGAAGAACACGAAGGAACCCTCCCAAAAGATAAGCTGATCACTCTGTGTAAATATGAACCTATCCTCAAGTGGATGAGAAGCTGCGATCACATCTTGTACCAGGCCCTGGTGGAAATTCTCATCCCAGATGTGCTCCGACCGGTGCCCA GCACACTTACACAGGCGATCCGTAATTTTGCCAAGAGTTTGGAAGGGTGGCTGATGAATGCAATGAGTGAATTCCCCCCCAAGATTGTCCAGACAAAG gttgGGGTAGTTAGTGCCTTTGCACAGACGTTACGGAGATACACATCTCTGAACCACCTGGCTCAGGCTGCTCGTGCGGTGCTGCAGAACACTTCCCAGATAAACCAGATGCTCAGTGATCTCAATCGGGTCGACTTTGCCAATGTGCAG GAGCAAGCCTCATGGGTATGCCAGTGCGAGGAAGGCACGGTACAGAAGCTGGAGCAGGATTTCAAGCTCACTTTGCAACAGCAGAGCTCCCTGGACCAGTGGGCTAGTTGGTTGGATAATGTCGTTACTCAAGTCCTGAAGCATCATGAGGGCAGTCCCAGCTTCCCAAAGGCAGCCAGGCAGTTCCTGTTGAAATGGTCTTTCTATAg CTCCATGGTGATCCGTGACCTCACCTTGCGCAGTGCTGCCAGCTTTGGTTCCTTCCACCTGATTCGCCTGCTGTATGATGAATACATGTTTTATCTGGTAGAGCATCGTGTTGCCCAGGCAACAGGGGAGACGCCAATTGCCGTAATGGGAGAG ttcaGTGACCTCACATCCATGTCCCCAACACTGCTGGACAAAG atgacatcagtGATCTGGGCAGCGAGGTGGACATGGATTCCCGGAGCATGGGGGAGCCACTTGTGAAGCGAGAACGCAGCGATGCTGGCCACTCGCTACAGGAGATCTAA
- the RFX2 gene encoding DNA-binding protein RFX2 isoform X6 produces MQSSEGGSDPAASVALHTSASAQAPVVQPVPASQQRVLVQAAGSAPKGAQMQQISVPRVQQVPQQVQSVQHVYPSQVQYVEGGEAVYTNGTIRAAYSYNTEAQIYAPSSAASYFEPQGGGAQVTTAASSPTAIPSHNMVGITMDIGGSPILSSSGAYLIHGGMENTRHSLSHTSRSSPATLQWLLDNYETAEGVSLPRSSLYNHYLRHCQEHKLDPVNAASFGKLIRSVFMGLRTRRLGTRGNSKYHYYGIRLKPESPLNRLQEDTQYMAMRQQPIHQKQRYRPVQKMDGMAETGSNSNLHTTPEQSVAAQSQHHQQFIDVTHVFPEFPAPDLGNVLLQEGVTMNDVKTLQLLYRRHCEATLDVVMNLQFHYIEKLWQSFWSPKTPSSDSSTALPSSEEEHEGTLPKDKLITLCKYEPILKWMRSCDHILYQALVEILIPDVLRPVPSTLTQAIRNFAKSLEGWLMNAMSEFPPKIVQTKVGVVSAFAQTLRRYTSLNHLAQAARAVLQNTSQINQMLSDLNRVDFANVQEQASWVCQCEEGTVQKLEQDFKLTLQQQSSLDQWASWLDNVVTQVLKHHEGSPSFPKAARQFLLKWSFYSSMVIRDLTLRSAASFGSFHLIRLLYDEYMFYLVEHRVAQATGETPIAVMGEFSDLTSMSPTLLDKDDISDLGSEVDMDSRSMGEPLVKRERSDAGHSLQEI; encoded by the exons ATGCAGAGTTCAGAGGGTGGATCAGACCCAGCAGCTTCCGTGGCGCTTCACACTTCTGCATCAGCCCAAGCTCCAGTTGTGCAGCCGGTGCCAGCCTCGCAGCAG AGGGTTTTGGTCCAagcagcaggctctgctccCAAAGGAGCGCAGATGCAGCAAATCTCTGTTCCCAGAGTTCAGCAGGTTCCACAACAG GTGCAATCCGTGCAGCATGTGTATCCATCCCAGGTCCAGTAtgtggaaggaggagaagctgtCTATACCAACGGAACCAT ACGAGCTGCCTACTCCTACAACACCGAAGCTCAGATTTACGCCCCCAGCAGTGCAGCTTCCTATTTCGAACCACAGGGAGGTGGAGCTCAGGTGACTACAGCGGCATCCTCTCCTACAGCCATTCCCTCTCACAACATGGTGGGCATCACCATGGACATTGGGGGAAGTCCGATCCTCTCCAGCTCGGGAGCCTATCTCATTCATGGGGGGATGGAAAACACTAGACATTCTCTGTCACATACTTCACGCTCCTCTCCAGCAACG CTCCAGTGGTTGTTGGACAACTATGAGACAGCGGAAGGCGTCAGCCTTCCCAGGAGCTCTCTGTACAACCACTACCTGCGGCACTGCCAGGAGCACAAACTGGACCCGGTGAATGCCGCTTCCTTCGGAAAACTCATCCGGTCGGTGTTCATGGGGCTGAGGACTCGCCGCCTGGGAACCAG GGGAAACTCCAAATATCATTATTATGGGATCCGTCTGAAGCCAGAGTCTCCACTGAACCGCTTGCAGGAGGACACACAGTACATGGCCATGAGGCAGCAGCCCATCCACCAGAAGCAGAG GTACAGACCAGTGCAGAAGATGGATGGCATGGCAGAAACTGGATCCAACAGCAACCTGCACACTACGCCGGAACAGTCGGTTGCTGCTCAAAGTCAGCATCATCAGCAGTTCATAG ATGTAACCCATGTCTTTCCTGAGTTCCCAGCCCCTGATCTAGGCAATGTCCTCTTACAAGAAGGGGTCACCATGAATGACGTGAAGACTCTGCAGCTTCTTTACAGGCGCCACTGCGAG GCAACTTTGGATGTTGTAATGAACCTTCAGTTTCATTACATTGAGAAACTGTGGCAATCCTTCTGGAGTCCTAAAACACCATCTAGTGATAGCTCTACTGCCCTGCCATCCAG TGAAGAAGAACACGAAGGAACCCTCCCAAAAGATAAGCTGATCACTCTGTGTAAATATGAACCTATCCTCAAGTGGATGAGAAGCTGCGATCACATCTTGTACCAGGCCCTGGTGGAAATTCTCATCCCAGATGTGCTCCGACCGGTGCCCA GCACACTTACACAGGCGATCCGTAATTTTGCCAAGAGTTTGGAAGGGTGGCTGATGAATGCAATGAGTGAATTCCCCCCCAAGATTGTCCAGACAAAG gttgGGGTAGTTAGTGCCTTTGCACAGACGTTACGGAGATACACATCTCTGAACCACCTGGCTCAGGCTGCTCGTGCGGTGCTGCAGAACACTTCCCAGATAAACCAGATGCTCAGTGATCTCAATCGGGTCGACTTTGCCAATGTGCAG GAGCAAGCCTCATGGGTATGCCAGTGCGAGGAAGGCACGGTACAGAAGCTGGAGCAGGATTTCAAGCTCACTTTGCAACAGCAGAGCTCCCTGGACCAGTGGGCTAGTTGGTTGGATAATGTCGTTACTCAAGTCCTGAAGCATCATGAGGGCAGTCCCAGCTTCCCAAAGGCAGCCAGGCAGTTCCTGTTGAAATGGTCTTTCTATAg CTCCATGGTGATCCGTGACCTCACCTTGCGCAGTGCTGCCAGCTTTGGTTCCTTCCACCTGATTCGCCTGCTGTATGATGAATACATGTTTTATCTGGTAGAGCATCGTGTTGCCCAGGCAACAGGGGAGACGCCAATTGCCGTAATGGGAGAG ttcaGTGACCTCACATCCATGTCCCCAACACTGCTGGACAAAG atgacatcagtGATCTGGGCAGCGAGGTGGACATGGATTCCCGGAGCATGGGGGAGCCACTTGTGAAGCGAGAACGCAGCGATGCTGGCCACTCGCTACAGGAGATCTAA
- the RFX2 gene encoding DNA-binding protein RFX2 isoform X3, giving the protein MSYRQRDWCEAEAFGVVDHWSTFQCERRLYEQDGLILQRVLVQAAGSAPKGAQMQQISVPRVQQVPQQVQSVQHVYPSQVQYVEGGEAVYTNGTIRAAYSYNTEAQIYAPSSAASYFEPQGGGAQVTTAASSPTAIPSHNMVGITMDIGGSPILSSSGAYLIHGGMENTRHSLSHTSRSSPATLEMAIENLQKNEGITSHKSSLLNSHLQWLLDNYETAEGVSLPRSSLYNHYLRHCQEHKLDPVNAASFGKLIRSVFMGLRTRRLGTRGNSKYHYYGIRLKPESPLNRLQEDTQYMAMRQQPIHQKQRYRPVQKMDGMAETGSNSNLHTTPEQSVAAQSQHHQQFIDVTHVFPEFPAPDLGNVLLQEGVTMNDVKTLQLLYRRHCEATLDVVMNLQFHYIEKLWQSFWSPKTPSSDSSTALPSSEEEHEGTLPKDKLITLCKYEPILKWMRSCDHILYQALVEILIPDVLRPVPSTLTQAIRNFAKSLEGWLMNAMSEFPPKIVQTKVGVVSAFAQTLRRYTSLNHLAQAARAVLQNTSQINQMLSDLNRVDFANVQEQASWVCQCEEGTVQKLEQDFKLTLQQQSSLDQWASWLDNVVTQVLKHHEGSPSFPKAARQFLLKWSFYSSMVIRDLTLRSAASFGSFHLIRLLYDEYMFYLVEHRVAQATGETPIAVMGEFSDLTSMSPTLLDKDDISDLGSEVDMDSRSMGEPLVKRERSDAGHSLQEI; this is encoded by the exons ATGAGCTACAGGCAGCGTGACTGGTGCGAGGCTGAAGCCTTTGGTGTTGTTGATCACTGGTCCACCTTTCAGTGTGAGAGAAGGCTGTATGAACAGGATGGCCTCATCTTACAG AGGGTTTTGGTCCAagcagcaggctctgctccCAAAGGAGCGCAGATGCAGCAAATCTCTGTTCCCAGAGTTCAGCAGGTTCCACAACAG GTGCAATCCGTGCAGCATGTGTATCCATCCCAGGTCCAGTAtgtggaaggaggagaagctgtCTATACCAACGGAACCAT ACGAGCTGCCTACTCCTACAACACCGAAGCTCAGATTTACGCCCCCAGCAGTGCAGCTTCCTATTTCGAACCACAGGGAGGTGGAGCTCAGGTGACTACAGCGGCATCCTCTCCTACAGCCATTCCCTCTCACAACATGGTGGGCATCACCATGGACATTGGGGGAAGTCCGATCCTCTCCAGCTCGGGAGCCTATCTCATTCATGGGGGGATGGAAAACACTAGACATTCTCTGTCACATACTTCACGCTCCTCTCCAGCAACG CTTGAAATGGCGATTGAAAACCtacaaaaaaatgaagggaTTACATCACACAAAAGCAGTTTGCTCAACAGCCAT CTCCAGTGGTTGTTGGACAACTATGAGACAGCGGAAGGCGTCAGCCTTCCCAGGAGCTCTCTGTACAACCACTACCTGCGGCACTGCCAGGAGCACAAACTGGACCCGGTGAATGCCGCTTCCTTCGGAAAACTCATCCGGTCGGTGTTCATGGGGCTGAGGACTCGCCGCCTGGGAACCAG GGGAAACTCCAAATATCATTATTATGGGATCCGTCTGAAGCCAGAGTCTCCACTGAACCGCTTGCAGGAGGACACACAGTACATGGCCATGAGGCAGCAGCCCATCCACCAGAAGCAGAG GTACAGACCAGTGCAGAAGATGGATGGCATGGCAGAAACTGGATCCAACAGCAACCTGCACACTACGCCGGAACAGTCGGTTGCTGCTCAAAGTCAGCATCATCAGCAGTTCATAG ATGTAACCCATGTCTTTCCTGAGTTCCCAGCCCCTGATCTAGGCAATGTCCTCTTACAAGAAGGGGTCACCATGAATGACGTGAAGACTCTGCAGCTTCTTTACAGGCGCCACTGCGAG GCAACTTTGGATGTTGTAATGAACCTTCAGTTTCATTACATTGAGAAACTGTGGCAATCCTTCTGGAGTCCTAAAACACCATCTAGTGATAGCTCTACTGCCCTGCCATCCAG TGAAGAAGAACACGAAGGAACCCTCCCAAAAGATAAGCTGATCACTCTGTGTAAATATGAACCTATCCTCAAGTGGATGAGAAGCTGCGATCACATCTTGTACCAGGCCCTGGTGGAAATTCTCATCCCAGATGTGCTCCGACCGGTGCCCA GCACACTTACACAGGCGATCCGTAATTTTGCCAAGAGTTTGGAAGGGTGGCTGATGAATGCAATGAGTGAATTCCCCCCCAAGATTGTCCAGACAAAG gttgGGGTAGTTAGTGCCTTTGCACAGACGTTACGGAGATACACATCTCTGAACCACCTGGCTCAGGCTGCTCGTGCGGTGCTGCAGAACACTTCCCAGATAAACCAGATGCTCAGTGATCTCAATCGGGTCGACTTTGCCAATGTGCAG GAGCAAGCCTCATGGGTATGCCAGTGCGAGGAAGGCACGGTACAGAAGCTGGAGCAGGATTTCAAGCTCACTTTGCAACAGCAGAGCTCCCTGGACCAGTGGGCTAGTTGGTTGGATAATGTCGTTACTCAAGTCCTGAAGCATCATGAGGGCAGTCCCAGCTTCCCAAAGGCAGCCAGGCAGTTCCTGTTGAAATGGTCTTTCTATAg CTCCATGGTGATCCGTGACCTCACCTTGCGCAGTGCTGCCAGCTTTGGTTCCTTCCACCTGATTCGCCTGCTGTATGATGAATACATGTTTTATCTGGTAGAGCATCGTGTTGCCCAGGCAACAGGGGAGACGCCAATTGCCGTAATGGGAGAG ttcaGTGACCTCACATCCATGTCCCCAACACTGCTGGACAAAG atgacatcagtGATCTGGGCAGCGAGGTGGACATGGATTCCCGGAGCATGGGGGAGCCACTTGTGAAGCGAGAACGCAGCGATGCTGGCCACTCGCTACAGGAGATCTAA
- the RFX2 gene encoding DNA-binding protein RFX2 isoform X1: MSYRQRDWCEAEAFGVVDHWSTFQCERRLYEQDGLILQRVLVQAAGSAPKGAQMQQISVPRVQQVPQQVQSVQHVYPSQVQYVEGGEAVYTNGTIRAAYSYNTEAQIYAPSSAASYFEPQGGGAQVTTAASSPTAIPSHNMVGITMDIGGSPILSSSGAYLIHGGMENTRHSLSHTSRSSPATLEMAIENLQKNEGITSHKSSLLNSHLQWLLDNYETAEGVSLPRSSLYNHYLRHCQEHKLDPVNAASFGKLIRSVFMGLRTRRLGTRGNSKYHYYGIRLKPESPLNRLQEDTQYMAMRQQPIHQKQRYRPVQKMDGMAETGSNSNLHTTPEQSVAAQSQHHQQFIDVTHVFPEFPAPDLGNVLLQEGVTMNDVKTLQLLYRRHCEATLDVVMNLQFHYIEKLWQSFWSPKTPSSDSSTALPSSEEEHEGTLPKDKLITLCKYEPILKWMRSCDHILYQALVEILIPDVLRPVPNFFAGTLTQAIRNFAKSLEGWLMNAMSEFPPKIVQTKVGVVSAFAQTLRRYTSLNHLAQAARAVLQNTSQINQMLSDLNRVDFANVQEQASWVCQCEEGTVQKLEQDFKLTLQQQSSLDQWASWLDNVVTQVLKHHEGSPSFPKAARQFLLKWSFYSSMVIRDLTLRSAASFGSFHLIRLLYDEYMFYLVEHRVAQATGETPIAVMGEFSDLTSMSPTLLDKDDISDLGSEVDMDSRSMGEPLVKRERSDAGHSLQEI, encoded by the exons ATGAGCTACAGGCAGCGTGACTGGTGCGAGGCTGAAGCCTTTGGTGTTGTTGATCACTGGTCCACCTTTCAGTGTGAGAGAAGGCTGTATGAACAGGATGGCCTCATCTTACAG AGGGTTTTGGTCCAagcagcaggctctgctccCAAAGGAGCGCAGATGCAGCAAATCTCTGTTCCCAGAGTTCAGCAGGTTCCACAACAG GTGCAATCCGTGCAGCATGTGTATCCATCCCAGGTCCAGTAtgtggaaggaggagaagctgtCTATACCAACGGAACCAT ACGAGCTGCCTACTCCTACAACACCGAAGCTCAGATTTACGCCCCCAGCAGTGCAGCTTCCTATTTCGAACCACAGGGAGGTGGAGCTCAGGTGACTACAGCGGCATCCTCTCCTACAGCCATTCCCTCTCACAACATGGTGGGCATCACCATGGACATTGGGGGAAGTCCGATCCTCTCCAGCTCGGGAGCCTATCTCATTCATGGGGGGATGGAAAACACTAGACATTCTCTGTCACATACTTCACGCTCCTCTCCAGCAACG CTTGAAATGGCGATTGAAAACCtacaaaaaaatgaagggaTTACATCACACAAAAGCAGTTTGCTCAACAGCCAT CTCCAGTGGTTGTTGGACAACTATGAGACAGCGGAAGGCGTCAGCCTTCCCAGGAGCTCTCTGTACAACCACTACCTGCGGCACTGCCAGGAGCACAAACTGGACCCGGTGAATGCCGCTTCCTTCGGAAAACTCATCCGGTCGGTGTTCATGGGGCTGAGGACTCGCCGCCTGGGAACCAG GGGAAACTCCAAATATCATTATTATGGGATCCGTCTGAAGCCAGAGTCTCCACTGAACCGCTTGCAGGAGGACACACAGTACATGGCCATGAGGCAGCAGCCCATCCACCAGAAGCAGAG GTACAGACCAGTGCAGAAGATGGATGGCATGGCAGAAACTGGATCCAACAGCAACCTGCACACTACGCCGGAACAGTCGGTTGCTGCTCAAAGTCAGCATCATCAGCAGTTCATAG ATGTAACCCATGTCTTTCCTGAGTTCCCAGCCCCTGATCTAGGCAATGTCCTCTTACAAGAAGGGGTCACCATGAATGACGTGAAGACTCTGCAGCTTCTTTACAGGCGCCACTGCGAG GCAACTTTGGATGTTGTAATGAACCTTCAGTTTCATTACATTGAGAAACTGTGGCAATCCTTCTGGAGTCCTAAAACACCATCTAGTGATAGCTCTACTGCCCTGCCATCCAG TGAAGAAGAACACGAAGGAACCCTCCCAAAAGATAAGCTGATCACTCTGTGTAAATATGAACCTATCCTCAAGTGGATGAGAAGCTGCGATCACATCTTGTACCAGGCCCTGGTGGAAATTCTCATCCCAGATGTGCTCCGACCGGTGCCCA ACTTCTTTGCAGGCACACTTACACAGGCGATCCGTAATTTTGCCAAGAGTTTGGAAGGGTGGCTGATGAATGCAATGAGTGAATTCCCCCCCAAGATTGTCCAGACAAAG gttgGGGTAGTTAGTGCCTTTGCACAGACGTTACGGAGATACACATCTCTGAACCACCTGGCTCAGGCTGCTCGTGCGGTGCTGCAGAACACTTCCCAGATAAACCAGATGCTCAGTGATCTCAATCGGGTCGACTTTGCCAATGTGCAG GAGCAAGCCTCATGGGTATGCCAGTGCGAGGAAGGCACGGTACAGAAGCTGGAGCAGGATTTCAAGCTCACTTTGCAACAGCAGAGCTCCCTGGACCAGTGGGCTAGTTGGTTGGATAATGTCGTTACTCAAGTCCTGAAGCATCATGAGGGCAGTCCCAGCTTCCCAAAGGCAGCCAGGCAGTTCCTGTTGAAATGGTCTTTCTATAg CTCCATGGTGATCCGTGACCTCACCTTGCGCAGTGCTGCCAGCTTTGGTTCCTTCCACCTGATTCGCCTGCTGTATGATGAATACATGTTTTATCTGGTAGAGCATCGTGTTGCCCAGGCAACAGGGGAGACGCCAATTGCCGTAATGGGAGAG ttcaGTGACCTCACATCCATGTCCCCAACACTGCTGGACAAAG atgacatcagtGATCTGGGCAGCGAGGTGGACATGGATTCCCGGAGCATGGGGGAGCCACTTGTGAAGCGAGAACGCAGCGATGCTGGCCACTCGCTACAGGAGATCTAA